Proteins encoded together in one Mus pahari chromosome 9, PAHARI_EIJ_v1.1, whole genome shotgun sequence window:
- the Tle2 gene encoding transducin-like enhancer protein 2 isoform X1, which translates to MYPQGRHPTPLQSGQPFKFSVLEICDRIKEEFQFLQAQYHSLKLECEKLASEKTEMQRHYVMYYEMSYGLNIEMHKQAEIVKRLSAICAQMVPFLTQEHQQQVLQAVDRAKQVTVGELNSLLGQQNQLQPLSHAPPVPLTPRPAGLVGAGATGLLALSGALAAQAQLVAAVKEDRVGVDAEGSRVDRAASRSSSPSPPESLVEEDHPSSRGGNGKQQRTGDKDLSGPYDSEEDKSDYNLVVDEDQPSEPPSPVTTPCGKAPLCIPARRDLTDSPASLASSLGSPLPRSKDVALNDLPTGTPASRSCGTSPPQDSSTPGPSSASHLCQLASQPAPPTDSIALRSPLTLSSPFTSSFSLGSHSTLNGDLSMPGSYVGLHLSPQVSSSVVYGRSPLMAFESHPHLRGSSVSLPGIPVAKPAYSFHVSADGQMQPVPFPSDALVGTGIPRHARQLHTLAHGEVVCAVTISSSTQHVYTGGKGCVKVWDVGQPGSKTPVAQLDCLNRDNYIRSCKLLPDGQSLIVGGEASTLSIWDLAAPTPRIKAELTSSAPACYALAVSPDAKVCFSCCSDGNIVVWDLQNQAMVRQFQGHTDGASCIDISDYGTRLWTGGLDNTVRCWDLREGRQLQQHDFSSQIFSLGHCPNQDWLAVGMESSHVEVLHVRKPEKYQLRLHESCVLSLKFASCGRWFVSTGKDNLLNAWRTPYGASIFQSKESSSVLSCDISRNNKYIVTGSGDKKATVYEVVY; encoded by the exons ATGTACCCCCAGGGAAGGCATCCG ACCCCGCTGCAGTCTGGCCAGCCTTTCAAGTTCTCAGTCCTGGAAATCTGTGACCGGATCAAAGAGGAATTCCAGTTTCTCCAAGCTCAGTACCACAG CCTCAAGCTGGAGTGCGAGAAGCTGGCCAGCGAGAAGACAGAAATGCAAAGGCATTATGTGATG TACTACGAGATGTCCTACGGACTCAACATTGAAATGCATAAACAG GCTGAGATTGTGAAGCGCCTCAGTGCAATCTGTGCCCAGATGGTCCCGTTCCTCACTCAGGAG CATCAGCAGCAGGTGCTCCAGGCTGTAGACCGAGCCAAGCAGGTGACCGTGGGGGAACTGAACAGCCTCCTGGGG CAGCAGAATCAGCTCCAGCCGCTGTCCCACGCACCCCCTGTGCCTCTCACCCCGCGCCCAGCCGGCCTGGTGGGTGCTGGGGCCACTGGGCTGCTGGCCCTATCTGGGGCGCTGGCTGCGCAGGCCCAGCTGGTGGCTGCTGTAAAGGAAGACCGTGTGGGTGTGGACGCCGAGGGGTCCAGAG TGGACAGAGCTGCCAGCAGG agttcttccccatctccccctgAGAGTCTGGTGGAAGAGGACCATCCCAGCAGCCGAGGCGGCAATGGGAAACAGCAGAGAACTGGAGACAAGGACCTGTCAGGGCCTTAT GACAGTGAGGAAGACAAGAGTGACTATAACCTGGTAGTGGATGAG GACCAACCATCAGAGCCCCCCAGCCCTGTGACCACCCCTTGTGGGAAGGCGCCCCTCTGCATTCCTGCCCGCAGGGACCTCACAGACAGTCCAGCCTCCTTGGCCTCCAGTTTGGGCTCACCACTCCCCAGAAGCAAAGATGTAGCCCTG AATGATCTTCCTACAggcactcctgcctccaggtcatGTGGTACCTCTCCACCTCAGGACTCATCCACCCCGGGACCCAGCTCAGCCAGTCACCTCTGCCAGCTGGCATCTCAGCCGGCACCACCCACAGACAGCATCG CCCTGAGGAGTCCCCTGACCCTGTCCAGCCCTTTCACCTCGTCCTTCAGCCTGGGCTCCCACAGCACCCTCAACGGGGACCtctccatgcctggctcctaTGTCGGCCTCCACCTGTCCCCCCAGGTCAGCAGCTCTGTCGTGTATGGACGCTCACCTCTG ATGGCATTTGAATCACACCCTCATCTCCGAGGCTCGTCTGTCTCCTTGCCTGGCATTCCTGTGGCTAAGCC GGCTTACTCCTTCCACGTGTCTGCGGATGGCCAGATGCAGCCGGTGCCCTTCCCATCGGATGCTCTGGTAGGCACGGGCATCCCTCGCCATGCGAGGCAGCTGCACACTCTGGCCCACGGTGAGGTGGTGTGTGCTGTCACCATCAGCAGCTCCACACAGCACGTGTACACAGGCGGCAAAGGATGCGTGAAGGTGTGGGACGTGGGCCAGCCTGGCAGCAAGACCCCTGTGGCACAGCTGGATTGCCTG AACCGGGACAACTACATCCGCTCCTGCAAACTGCTGCCCGATGGGCAGAGCCTGATTGTAGGTGGCGAGGCCAGTACTCTGTCCATTTGGGACCTGGCAGCACCCACACCACGCATCAAAGCAGAGCTGACTTCGTCCGCCCCGGCCTGCTATGCTCTGGCCGTCAGCCCGGACGCCAAGGTCTGCTTCTCCTGCTGCAGCGACGGTAACATCGTGGTCTGGGATCTGCAGAACCAGGCCATGGTCAG ACAGTTCCAGGGCCACACGGACGGGGCCAGCTGCATCGACATATCAGACTATGGGACCCGGCTGTGGACTGGGGGCCTGGACAACACCGTGCGCTGCTGGGACCTGCGCGAAGGCCGCCAGCTTCAGCAGCATGACTTCAGTTCCCAG ATTTTCTCGTTGGGCCACTGTCCCAATCAGGACTGGTTGGCCGTGGGGATGGAGAGCAGCCACGTGGAGGTCCTGCATGTGCGCAAGCCTGAGAAGTACCAGCTCCGCCTCCATGAGAGCTGCGTGCTGTCACTCAAGTTTGCTTCCTGTG GACGCTGGTTTGTGAGCACAGGCAAGGACAACCTGCTCAATGCCTGGAGGACACCCTATGGGGCCAGCATTTTCCAG tCCAAAGAATCATCTTCTGTACTGAGCTGCGACATCTCCAGGAATAATAAGTACATCGTGACAGGCTCAGGGGACAAGAAGGCCACTGTGTATGAGGTGGTGTACTGA
- the Tle2 gene encoding transducin-like enhancer protein 2 isoform X2 yields MYPQGRHPTPLQSGQPFKFSVLEICDRIKEEFQFLQAQYHSLKLECEKLASEKTEMQRHYVMYYEMSYGLNIEMHKQAEIVKRLSAICAQMVPFLTQEHQQQVLQAVDRAKQVTVGELNSLLGQNQLQPLSHAPPVPLTPRPAGLVGAGATGLLALSGALAAQAQLVAAVKEDRVGVDAEGSRVDRAASRSSSPSPPESLVEEDHPSSRGGNGKQQRTGDKDLSGPYDSEEDKSDYNLVVDEDQPSEPPSPVTTPCGKAPLCIPARRDLTDSPASLASSLGSPLPRSKDVALNDLPTGTPASRSCGTSPPQDSSTPGPSSASHLCQLASQPAPPTDSIALRSPLTLSSPFTSSFSLGSHSTLNGDLSMPGSYVGLHLSPQVSSSVVYGRSPLMAFESHPHLRGSSVSLPGIPVAKPAYSFHVSADGQMQPVPFPSDALVGTGIPRHARQLHTLAHGEVVCAVTISSSTQHVYTGGKGCVKVWDVGQPGSKTPVAQLDCLNRDNYIRSCKLLPDGQSLIVGGEASTLSIWDLAAPTPRIKAELTSSAPACYALAVSPDAKVCFSCCSDGNIVVWDLQNQAMVRQFQGHTDGASCIDISDYGTRLWTGGLDNTVRCWDLREGRQLQQHDFSSQIFSLGHCPNQDWLAVGMESSHVEVLHVRKPEKYQLRLHESCVLSLKFASCGRWFVSTGKDNLLNAWRTPYGASIFQSKESSSVLSCDISRNNKYIVTGSGDKKATVYEVVY; encoded by the exons ATGTACCCCCAGGGAAGGCATCCG ACCCCGCTGCAGTCTGGCCAGCCTTTCAAGTTCTCAGTCCTGGAAATCTGTGACCGGATCAAAGAGGAATTCCAGTTTCTCCAAGCTCAGTACCACAG CCTCAAGCTGGAGTGCGAGAAGCTGGCCAGCGAGAAGACAGAAATGCAAAGGCATTATGTGATG TACTACGAGATGTCCTACGGACTCAACATTGAAATGCATAAACAG GCTGAGATTGTGAAGCGCCTCAGTGCAATCTGTGCCCAGATGGTCCCGTTCCTCACTCAGGAG CATCAGCAGCAGGTGCTCCAGGCTGTAGACCGAGCCAAGCAGGTGACCGTGGGGGAACTGAACAGCCTCCTGGGG CAGAATCAGCTCCAGCCGCTGTCCCACGCACCCCCTGTGCCTCTCACCCCGCGCCCAGCCGGCCTGGTGGGTGCTGGGGCCACTGGGCTGCTGGCCCTATCTGGGGCGCTGGCTGCGCAGGCCCAGCTGGTGGCTGCTGTAAAGGAAGACCGTGTGGGTGTGGACGCCGAGGGGTCCAGAG TGGACAGAGCTGCCAGCAGG agttcttccccatctccccctgAGAGTCTGGTGGAAGAGGACCATCCCAGCAGCCGAGGCGGCAATGGGAAACAGCAGAGAACTGGAGACAAGGACCTGTCAGGGCCTTAT GACAGTGAGGAAGACAAGAGTGACTATAACCTGGTAGTGGATGAG GACCAACCATCAGAGCCCCCCAGCCCTGTGACCACCCCTTGTGGGAAGGCGCCCCTCTGCATTCCTGCCCGCAGGGACCTCACAGACAGTCCAGCCTCCTTGGCCTCCAGTTTGGGCTCACCACTCCCCAGAAGCAAAGATGTAGCCCTG AATGATCTTCCTACAggcactcctgcctccaggtcatGTGGTACCTCTCCACCTCAGGACTCATCCACCCCGGGACCCAGCTCAGCCAGTCACCTCTGCCAGCTGGCATCTCAGCCGGCACCACCCACAGACAGCATCG CCCTGAGGAGTCCCCTGACCCTGTCCAGCCCTTTCACCTCGTCCTTCAGCCTGGGCTCCCACAGCACCCTCAACGGGGACCtctccatgcctggctcctaTGTCGGCCTCCACCTGTCCCCCCAGGTCAGCAGCTCTGTCGTGTATGGACGCTCACCTCTG ATGGCATTTGAATCACACCCTCATCTCCGAGGCTCGTCTGTCTCCTTGCCTGGCATTCCTGTGGCTAAGCC GGCTTACTCCTTCCACGTGTCTGCGGATGGCCAGATGCAGCCGGTGCCCTTCCCATCGGATGCTCTGGTAGGCACGGGCATCCCTCGCCATGCGAGGCAGCTGCACACTCTGGCCCACGGTGAGGTGGTGTGTGCTGTCACCATCAGCAGCTCCACACAGCACGTGTACACAGGCGGCAAAGGATGCGTGAAGGTGTGGGACGTGGGCCAGCCTGGCAGCAAGACCCCTGTGGCACAGCTGGATTGCCTG AACCGGGACAACTACATCCGCTCCTGCAAACTGCTGCCCGATGGGCAGAGCCTGATTGTAGGTGGCGAGGCCAGTACTCTGTCCATTTGGGACCTGGCAGCACCCACACCACGCATCAAAGCAGAGCTGACTTCGTCCGCCCCGGCCTGCTATGCTCTGGCCGTCAGCCCGGACGCCAAGGTCTGCTTCTCCTGCTGCAGCGACGGTAACATCGTGGTCTGGGATCTGCAGAACCAGGCCATGGTCAG ACAGTTCCAGGGCCACACGGACGGGGCCAGCTGCATCGACATATCAGACTATGGGACCCGGCTGTGGACTGGGGGCCTGGACAACACCGTGCGCTGCTGGGACCTGCGCGAAGGCCGCCAGCTTCAGCAGCATGACTTCAGTTCCCAG ATTTTCTCGTTGGGCCACTGTCCCAATCAGGACTGGTTGGCCGTGGGGATGGAGAGCAGCCACGTGGAGGTCCTGCATGTGCGCAAGCCTGAGAAGTACCAGCTCCGCCTCCATGAGAGCTGCGTGCTGTCACTCAAGTTTGCTTCCTGTG GACGCTGGTTTGTGAGCACAGGCAAGGACAACCTGCTCAATGCCTGGAGGACACCCTATGGGGCCAGCATTTTCCAG tCCAAAGAATCATCTTCTGTACTGAGCTGCGACATCTCCAGGAATAATAAGTACATCGTGACAGGCTCAGGGGACAAGAAGGCCACTGTGTATGAGGTGGTGTACTGA
- the Tle6 gene encoding transducin-like enhancer protein 6 — translation MTSHRQSNGTFGGILPSTFSSRYLSIMNQLPEEFNSILSEMMVHLDNIFSLAENFFQVVELFSRTPDILERNKTTQNSAKEEDKQVPEPTAPQHPKFKTTPGPQLPTRRRLLSETGEPPDPQPVWDKEPQFWQGFLIQELCRVFVESRQKNQQEQGDEDSSQESKDSGVCDSKPEPQPRHRNSLSDSADPFLIKSPSDDLDYYQDISQPQSETQEPSGRADEFLKPLSWDSEVLESSWNRPGTSLWQLEKFTVPQTLQKVRVLKHQELLLVIAVSSFSRHVFTCSHGGIKVWNLMSQVAEDRHPESHLQYNIQDDRAYLRTCLLSSNSRTLFAGGCNLPGVIVWDLAAPSLYEKCQLPCEGLACQTLASTKENMTLAGFADGTVRIWDLRTQEIVRNLKGPTSSAKNLVVKDDSVWTGGLDSCLRCWDLRMAKVSLEYPFQSQIMSLAHSPTEDWLLLGLAGGQQCLFNSSKRNQVLTVDTRDNTILDLKFSPNGQWWASVGMDNFITVHSMPMGAKLFQVPEATTIRCFDMTENGRLMVTGSGDCASVYHIKY, via the exons ATGACTTCCCACAGACAGAGCAATGGCACCTTTGGTGGAATTTTG CCTTCTACCTTCTCCAGTCGGTATTTGTCCATCATGAACCAGCTTCCGGAGGAGTTCAACAG CATCCTCTCTGAAATGATGGTTCACCTAGACAACATCTTCAGCCTG GCAGAAAACTTCTTCCAGGTGGTAGAGCTCTTCAGCAGGACCCCAGACATCCTGGAGAGGAACAAG ACCACCCAGAACTCAGCTAAGGAAGAAGACAAGCAGGTCCCAGAGCCTACAGCCCCCCAGCACCCCAAGTTCAAAACCACCCCAGGGCCTCAGCTGCCCACCAGACGTCGGCTCCTCTCGGAGACTGGTGAGCCCCCGGATCCACAGCCCGTGTGGGACAAGGAGCCCCAGTTCTGGCAAGGCTTCCTGATCCAGGAACTCTGCAGAGTGTTCGTGGAGAGCCGCCAAAAGAACCAACAGGAACAGGGGGATGAAGATTCCTCACAG GAAAGCAAAGATTCAGGTGTGTGTGACTCTAAACCGGAACCTCAGCCCAGGCACAGAAACAGCCTGAGTGACTCTG CTGACCCCTTCCTGATCAAGTCTCCCTCAGATGATCTAGATTATTACCAAGACATCAGTCAGCCCCAATCAGAGACCCAG GAACCTTCTGGAAGAGCTGATGAGTTTCTGAAGCCCTT GTCCTGGGACTCTGAAGTCTTAGAGAGCAGCTGGAATCGGCCTGGTACATCACTCTGGCAATTGGAGAAGTTCACTGTCCCCCAAACACTGCAAAAGGTGCGCGTGCTGAAGCACCAGGAGCTGCTATTGGTGATAGCCGTGAGCTCCTTCTCACGGCACGTCTTCACCTGCAGCCACGGCGGCATCAAGGTGTGGAACCTCATGAGCCAGGTGGCTGAGGACAGACACCCTGAAAGCCACTTGCAGTACAACATCCAG GATGACAGGGCGTACCTGCGCACCTGCCTGCTGTCCTCCAACAGCAGGACCCTGTTCGCGGGTGGATGCAACTTACCTGGCGTGATCGTGTGGGACCTGGCAGCCCCATCCCTGTATGAGAAGTGCCAGCTGCCCTGCGAGGGCCTGGCCTGCCAGACGCTGGCCAGCACAAAGGAAAACATGACCCTTGCCGGCTTCGCAGATGGCACGGTCAGGATATGGGACCTACGGACTCAGGAAATAGTCAG GAACCTCAAAGGCCCTACCAGTTCGGCCAAGAACCTTGTGGTCAAAGATGACAGTGTCTGGACAGGGGGTCTGGACTCCTGCCTGCGATGCTGGGACCTGCGGATGGCCAAGGTGTCACTGGAGTATCCGTTCCAGTCGCAG ATCATGAGCCTGGCTCACAGTCCAACCGAAGACTGGCTGCTGCTGGGCCTGGCCGGTGGCCAGCAATGCCTGTTCAACAGCAGCAAGAGGAACCAAGTGCTCACTGTGGACACCAGGGACAATACCATCTTAGACCTCAAGTTCTCCCCAAATG gcCAGTGGTGGGCGAGTGTCGGTATGGACAACTTCATCACGGTCCACAGCATGCCCATGGGAGCAAAACTGTTCCAG gtccccgAGGCTACCACCATCAGATGCTTCGACATGACCGAGAACGGCAGGCTCATGGTCACAGGATCCGGGGACTGTGCCTCGGTGTACCACATCAAGTACTGA